The genomic stretch GTGGTTGAGTTCGGCCGCACGCAGGTTTTGAACGCGTTGCGTCACGCGCTCGACGGCTGGCGCGCTAGCGTGCAGTCGGGCGAAGCGTCCAGGGCGAACGTACGTGCGCTCGATGCGGCGCAACTCGCGGCATCGGTCGAGGCGGCGCTGCGCAAGCACAACCAGGCCCGCTTGCGCAGCGTCTTCAATCTGACCGGCACGGTGTTGCATACCAATCTCGGCCGCGCGTTGCTGCCTGACGAAGCGGTGCGCGCCGTCGTGAAGGCGCTTACGCAACCCGCCAACCTCGAGTTCGATCTTGCGACAGGCAAGCGCGGCGATCGCGACGATCTGATCGACGAACTCATCTGCGAACTGACCGGCGCGGAAGCGGCGACCGTGGTCAACAACAACGCCGCGGCTGTGTTGCTCACGCTGTCAGCGCTCGCGTCGAAGAAAGAAGTGATCGTGTCGCGTGGCGAGCTGGTTGAAATCGGCGGCGCGTTTCGCATTCCCGACATCATGAGCCGCGCGGGCGCGAAGCTGCGCGAAGTCGGTACGACGAATCGCACGCATCTCAAGGACTACGAGGAAGCAATCGGCCCGCGCACCGCGCTGCTGATGAAAGTCCACACGAGCAACTACGCGATCAGCGGCTTCACCAAAGAGGTCGGTGTCGGTGAAATTGCGCCGCTCGCCCATTCGCGAGATCTTGCCGTTGCCGTGGATCTCGGCAGCGGCACGCTGGTCGATCTGACGCAATGGGGCTTGCCGCGCGAGACCACGGTACGGGAAACCATCGAAGCCGGCGCCGACCTCGTTACGTTCAGCGGCGACAAATTGCTCGGCGGCCCGCAAGCCGGTTTGATCGTCGGCCGACGCGACCTGATCGCGCGAATCAAGAAGCATCCTCTCAAACGTGCGCTGCGGGTCGGCAAACTAACGCTTGCAGCGTTGGAGCCGGTGCTGCAACTCTATCGGGCGCCGGAGCATCTCGCCGGGCGGCTGACGACGCTGCGCTTGCTCACGCGTCCCGCCGACGACATTCGACTCGCCGCGCAACGGGTGCAGCCCGCGTTGC from Paraburkholderia sp. IMGN_8 encodes the following:
- the selA gene encoding L-seryl-tRNA(Sec) selenium transferase, translating into MSDVTSAELQALMGRVPSVEKVMASAEFAPLVVEFGRTQVLNALRHALDGWRASVQSGEASRANVRALDAAQLAASVEAALRKHNQARLRSVFNLTGTVLHTNLGRALLPDEAVRAVVKALTQPANLEFDLATGKRGDRDDLIDELICELTGAEAATVVNNNAAAVLLTLSALASKKEVIVSRGELVEIGGAFRIPDIMSRAGAKLREVGTTNRTHLKDYEEAIGPRTALLMKVHTSNYAISGFTKEVGVGEIAPLAHSRDLAVAVDLGSGTLVDLTQWGLPRETTVRETIEAGADLVTFSGDKLLGGPQAGLIVGRRDLIARIKKHPLKRALRVGKLTLAALEPVLQLYRAPEHLAGRLTTLRLLTRPADDIRLAAQRVQPALQRAIGERYAVAAEPMFSQIGSGALPVDVLASYGLVVRMADGKRGGRQLLALEKVLCDMARPIIGRIADDALRLDLRCLEAADEAQLLEQLLEQPKGARA